From the genome of Lotus japonicus ecotype B-129 chromosome 6, LjGifu_v1.2, one region includes:
- the LOC130726979 gene encoding protein LIGHT-DEPENDENT SHORT HYPOCOTYLS 4-like → MNSLQEFESSPNQDNKGISTTITNIAGSSSNLMMTMSSSASSSSSTTAATSSPPSTTPSRYENQKRRDWNTFGQYLRNHRPPLSLSRCSGAHVLEFLRYLDQFGKTKVHTHVCPFFGHPNPPAPCPCPLRQAWGSLDALIGRLRAAFEENGGKPEANPFGARAVRLYLREVRDSQAKARGISYEKKKRKRPPHPPPPPAALPPSNGARATH, encoded by the coding sequence ATGAATTCTCTTCAAGAATTTGAATCATCACCAAACCAGGACAACAAAGGCATCAGCACAACCATCACCAACATAGCAGGGAGCAGCTCCAATTTGATGATGACTATGTCTTCATCagcctcatcatcatcatcaacaacagcagcaacatcatcaccaccatcaaCAACTCCGAGCCGCTACGAGAACCAGAAGCGAAGAGACTGGAACACGTTTGGCCAGTACCTTAGAAACCATAGACCGCCACTGTCGCTCTCACGCTGCAGCGGCGCTCATGTGCTTGAGTTCCTAAGGTACCTTGACCAATTCGGGAAGACAAAGGTTCACACACATGTTTGTCCATTCTTCGGACACCCGAACCCCCCTGCACCGTGTCCATGTCCCCTGCGCCAAGCGTGGGGGAGCTTGGACGCGCTGATAGGGAGGCTCAGGGCTGCGTTTGAAGAGAATGGAGGGAAGCCGGAGGCGAACCCTTTCGGTGCTCGAGCGGTGAGGCTCTACCTTCGTGAAGTGCGTGACTCACAAGCTAAAGCCAGGGGAATCAGCTACGAGAAAAAGAAGCGCAAGCGTCCACCtcacccaccaccacctcctgcGGCGTTGCCACCATCAAATGGAGCAAGAGCAACTCACTAG
- the LOC130722808 gene encoding uncharacterized protein LOC130722808, with amino-acid sequence MPYGKKIWGSRHGWVAICESNLTITLFNPFKNVAPIPLSPLHKLYISEIHKVTLCADPIKSPNDYVVVANSNIECCIPFIRAGQTDWGYVIKKLYNDASLGIVDEIRACYVKIYLVKSLEGDLWMVRRFYIANNTRGFQVYKLELDAQSRKLVGKVKLESLGDDVMFVCGCDSISVSTSYFSSCLQKESIYYCSDYKA; translated from the exons ATGCCTTATGGGAAAAAGATATGGGGCTCTAGACATGGTTGGGTAGCAATATGTGAATCCAATCTTACTATTACTCTGTTCAATCCTTTTAAGAATGTAGCTCCTATTCCTCTGTCACCACTCCATAAACTCTACATAAGTGAAATACATAAGGTTACTTTGTGTGCTGACCCAATAAAAAGCCCCAATGATTATGTGGTTGTAGCAAATTCCAACATAGAGTGTTGCATTCCTTTCATTAGAGCAGGCCAAACCGATTGGGGCTAT gtaattaaaaaattatataatgaTGCTTCATTGGGAATTGTTGATGAAATAAGGGCTTGTTATGTGAAGATCTATCTTGTGAAATCATTGGAGGGAGACCTGTGGATGGTGAGAAGATTTTACATTGCAAATAACACTAGGGGTTTTCAAGTGTATAAGTTGGAACTTGATGCCCAAAGTCGGAAGCTTGTGGGAAAGGTGAAACTGGAGAGTTTGGGAGATGATGTTATGTTCGTTTGTGGTTGTGATTCAATTTCTGTGTCAACATCTTATTTCTCTAGTTGTCTACAAAAGGAATCGATTTACTATTGCAGTGATtataaggcttaa
- the LOC130722809 gene encoding replication protein A 70 kDa DNA-binding subunit C-like: MSLRVDDVSKIDASKETWAIVVKVVRLWLTPSYSGSKLPSPLEMVLMDSKGCKIHASIRRTLVYRFKNQVLEGRVYQISFFGVCENDGDFRTTSHPYKVNFQIHTSVRLMANTPITGKPFTFMPLSDVVFKDPDTSFLIDVIGILTGSSGEQEFEKHEFVSRQFFFGKYVDEIVGQLASGDMTNAVVVVQFAKIKPFKGRPSIQNMYGATQILFNPAIDEAGPIREMFFEANGPAAKVICQLQDSAKLSPAEDFLKQNEGKTIEQIKDLAEKSVCVVFATVKFIPDDNSWYYPACKCNKKGYGC, translated from the exons ATGTCTCTCCGAGTTGATGATGTGTCCAAGATTGATGCTTCCAAAGAAACTTGGGCCATTGTTGTGAAGGTTGTAAGGTTGTGGTTAACTCCTAGCTACTCTGGATCTAAGCTACCTTCACCGTTGGAGATGGTTTTGATGGACTCCAAG gGTTGCAAAATACATGCTTCAATCCGGCGTACTTTAGTCTACCGATTCAAGAATCAGGTGCTTGAGGGCCGTGTATACCAAATATCATTTTTTGGTGTTTGTGAGAACGACGGTGATTTCAGGACGACCTCTCATCCATACAAGGTTAATTTTCAAATTCATACCAGTGTTAGGCTTATGGCTAACACCCCCATCACAGGAAAACCTTTTACCTTCATGCCTCTATCTGATGTTGTCTTCAAGGATCCTGACACATCCTTCCTCATAG ATGTCATAGGTATCTTGACTGGCTCCTCTGGTGAGCAGGAGTTTGAGAAGCATG AGTTCGTGTCGAGGcagtttttttttggaaaatatgtGGATGAAATTGTTGGGCAATTGGCTTCTGGGGATATGACGAACGCTGTAGTTGTTGTCCAATTTGCGAAGATAAAACCTtttaaag GGAGGCCTAGCATTCAAAACATGTATGGGGCAACCCAAATTCTTTTTAATCCTGCTATTGATGAAGCTGGTCCAATTCGAGAAATGTTTTTTGAGGCTAATGGCCCTGCTGCTAAGGTCATTTGCCAGCTTCAGGATTCGGCAAAACTATCTCCAGCAGAGGATTTTCTAAAACAAAATGAAGGGAAAACCATTGAGCAGATTAAAGATTTGGCTGag AAATCTGTTTGTGTTGTGTTTGCCACTGTTAAATTCATTCCTGATGACAACAGTTGGTATTACCCTGCTTGCAAGTGTAACAAAAAG GGTTATGGATGCTAA